In a genomic window of Rhododendron vialii isolate Sample 1 chromosome 12a, ASM3025357v1:
- the LOC131310197 gene encoding nuclear transport factor 2, whose amino-acid sequence MEGRLRWRHDQRFIGGIFLSSCCWIRQMAMQAAFPSAALHGAQIVANAFVEQYYHILHQSPELVYKFYQDSSVLSRPNSNGVMTSVTAMQAINEKILSMEYRNYKAEIKTADAQDSYKEGVIVLVTGCLTGKEDSVRKKFTQTFFLAPQENGYYVLNDVFRYVDESQSLDFNSVSENGINDNTQLAPSMLDPESIRGPDQPSLEPVATIEAEDLNGAEVCDPSDHEEGSVIEEEIIDDPPAHSSSNEVDTVVSLDPAAAAAPGEKKSYASIVKVTKVVAKASTPVYVPTRSMRVAAANVDQQSLGSAKPPPELEVPAPSDSAPESIQEEAEGHSIYIRNLPLNASVVQLEEEFKKFGPIKHGGIQVRSNKGFCFGFVEFESLDAMQAAIGASTVTIGGRQTVIEEKRTTTRVGSSGRGRYPSGRGGFRNDGFRGRGNFGGGRGYGRSEFSGRPKGPSGRVGEGYQRIDQNGGGRGGRQGEGNKSVAAA is encoded by the exons GCAGATGGCAATGCAGGCGGCATTTCCTTCTGCTGCACTTCATGGTGCTCAAATTGTTGCCAATGCCTTTGTTGAGCAGTATTACCACATTCTTCACCAATCTCCCGAATTGGTTTATAAATTTTACCAAGATTCAAGTGTGCTAAGTAGGCCCAACTCCAATGGTGTAATGACTTCGGTGACAGCAATGCAG GCAATCAATGAAAAGATTCTATCCATGGAATACCGGAATTACAAGGCAGAGATAAAAACTGCAGATGCTCAGGATTCATACAAGGAAGGAGTGATTGTTCTTGTAACAGGATGCTTAACTGGAAAGGAGGACAGTGTTAGAAAGAAATTTACGCAGACATTCTTTCTAGCTCCACAAGAGAATGGCTATTATGTCCTTAATGATGTTTTTAGATATGTTGATGAAAGCCAATCATTGGATTTCAATTCCGTGTCGGAAAACGGCATTAATGACAACACTCAACTGGCCCCCTCAATGTTGGATCCAG AGTCCATTCGTGGTCCTGATCAGCCTTCATTGGAGCCTGTTGCGACCATTGAGGCTGAGGATCTGAATGGTGCAGAAGTTTGTGACCCTTCGGACCATGAGGAAGGATCAGTTATTGAAGAAGAGATTATTGACGATCCCCCAGCTCATTCAAGTTCGAATGAAGTTGATACAGTTGTCAGTTTGGATCCTGCGGCTGCTGCAGCACCAGGGGAGAAGAAATCTTATGCCTCAATC GTGAAGGTTACTAAGGTTGTTGCTAAAGCATCTACCCCAGTCTATGTTCCTACCCGTAGCATGAGGGTGGCAGCTGCAAATGTAGATCAACAGTCTCTGGGTTCTGCAAAACCACCTCCTGAGTTAGAAGTGCCAGCTCCTAGTGACAGTGCTCCTGAAAGTATCCAAGAGGAAG CTGAAGGCCACTCCATATATATTCGGAACTTGCCTTTGAATGCTTCGGTTGTGCAGCTTGAGGAGGAgttcaaaaaatttgggccCATTAAGCATGGTGGAATCCAAGTCAGAAGCAACAAG GGATTTTGCTTTGGCTTTGTGGAGTTTGAATCATTGGATGCCATGCAGGCTGCTATAGGG GCCTCAACCGTAACAATTGGGGGTCGTCAAACCGTAATTGAGGAAAAGAGGACTACCACTCGAG TTGGAAGCAGCGGGAGAGGGAGGTATCCTTCAGGGAGGGGTGGATTCCGCAATGACGGCTTCAGGGGCCGCGGCAACTTTGGTGGTGGCAGGGGCTATGGCAGAAGTGAGTTTTCAGGCCGACCCAAGGGCCCAAGTGGACGCGTTGGAGAAGGTTATCAACGCATTGATCAGAACGGAGGTGGGAGAGGAGGTCGTCAGGGAGAGGGCAATAAGAGTGTTGCTGCAGCATAA